The Topomyia yanbarensis strain Yona2022 chromosome 3, ASM3024719v1, whole genome shotgun sequence nucleotide sequence TAATCACTTTGTCCAGCTTCTCGGCACCTTTATCTCGCAAACAGAGATAGAATGCACGAGCATTCGCCGTCGATGATTCACACAAATCTGCTTCGTCATTGTAGCCAGCAGAGCCATAGTCACGTCGAACTTCGTTGATCTACAACAAATAGGATGAAGAAGGTGAACGTACCCATAACGAATATTGTAACTCATTTGCTTACATTCAATTCATTTGTTTCGGTAATCCAACGGAATCCTCGCAAAATGCAATCCAGCAAAGCAGCTGAAGGACAACTGCTGTCCTCAGTCCAACGACTTCCATACCGCTTTTCACAGTATTCCACAAAAGTTTGTCCAATTTGTTTCACTTGATCCCCAAGCCGCTGATATGTGTGCCCAATATCCTGATAATGGCCATGGAACATCCGAAGGATCGTATCAGTGTGGGTGGCATAAAATTTCGCGTACTTTTCAAACACCGATTGACACGAAACCTCTTCCAGCTTTCCTGTCAGCATCGGCTCAGCATCCACTTTCAGCGCTTGCAGCTTAGCTGGATCCGCCTTGTAGAAAGCATCCGCCTGCTGCACGAACCTTTCCGGACGGAACCGCTGCTCCTCGGTATCGAACAAGCGGAGCTCCTCACTGACACACTTGACGTAGCACTGACTCTCCGGAGAATTGTCCGGCTGCCACCGTACCCAACGGATCTTCATTTCGACACTGGCCGAAGAATCGTTCAGGCAGCGAACGTACGCGTACAGGGTCTGTTCCGGGGTTCGAGGTTGCCATTCGGTGACACTGTTATCATTCCCGGTTCCAGAATCGGACTCGCACGGTACAGCGGCACTCCAGACTGGAGCGGATGCTAGCGCCAACAGCAAACCGATCAGTGCTAAGTGCCCGGCAGCCATGATCGCAGGACTGCGTCGATTGTCCAGACACAACGAGAGCTCAATTGATACTAAGTGTTCCGTGCGTTCCGGGGTTAAATCAATCAGCAGCGCCTTTCGTAGGCAGTGTTTGTGTGACGTCGGGATGACGCGGGGAAGGGTACACTAGTCTTATCAGGAAGATGTGGAACAAATGGGAAACTGTTTACAAACAAGAAAACCGGTGCATTTGGGTTGGGAATTTCTACTGGTGATAATTAATAGACGGCTCCAAATATTTGTAGTTTTGACAAATATTGCATTATCGAAACAAGGAAATTTTATAATTGCCTTGGTAGTATGCCGAGGTGGCATAAGAAAGGAATAATTTGAGTACACAAAAATTGGACCAGTGTAGTCGGCGTTTAACTTGACTGGCTCAAGCCTATATACAAAAACTGAATATGAAGCATTGAAAAGTACCCAAATTATTTGGTACTTACAGTTTCATACATTTGGTTTAAGATGGCGCTATAATAGAAGAATTTTATTAacgcaaaaattttgaaatctttttttctAGTTTCGATTAAAATGGTTGTGATCGCTATGCCCGCTTCTATCTTGTAAAAGGTAAGAAACTTGTGAAGACCGGATGAAAATCCGTTAAGATGCACTCGTAGTTGAGCATGCCTGTCCTGTAATAGTCATTATGAAACGCGAACAACATTTTAGGATACATATATTTCAACAAACCTGCAGCAAATGAGTATGCAACAATCCAACAGTGGGACCAATTCAAAAGAGGtgcgacaaaacctatttgacgctttagatgtcattttaaatccagcatttcttcgtaggatatgttcacaatattattctataagttcataaataaaatattttttggttaaACTAAAAAagacccgagcaaaaaaaatctcgaTTTGTCACATCTCGacatgtcttcggcaaagttgtagagtattatgttttgaataacttcgtcGAAGATACCAACGACAACAGTCCTCATTTTTGACGCGAAATTGTTGtatttttgtaaatatgacCCTAAAATCAGTTAATCGACTTTTCCATGCTAAAActttaattgattaatttaatatgctCTACACACTTATAGATATccctaaaatacaactttttgttgaagaaactaaTACCGTGAAATCATTATTTTgacttctaaaactatttttcatattaatttgCACTATTTCCAACAAAAATCTCTGCTAAAAATAGCACTTTCGGGCATCAAAATGTTGGCTATTCCGACACTCTATTATTCcaagaataaatttaattttaca carries:
- the LOC131691201 gene encoding 37 kDa salivary gland allergen Aed a 2-like; this translates as MAAGHLALIGLLLALASAPVWSAAVPCESDSGTGNDNSVTEWQPRTPEQTLYAYVRCLNDSSASVEMKIRWVRWQPDNSPESQCYVKCVSEELRLFDTEEQRFRPERFVQQADAFYKADPAKLQALKVDAEPMLTGKLEEVSCQSVFEKYAKFYATHTDTILRMFHGHYQDIGHTYQRLGDQVKQIGQTFVEYCEKRYGSRWTEDSSCPSAALLDCILRGFRWITETNELNINEVRRDYGSAGYNDEADLCESSTANARAFYLCLRDKGAEKLDKVIKERNQRTAFYFDVASQEEPWKSAVEFANNLV